In Bos indicus x Bos taurus breed Angus x Brahman F1 hybrid chromosome 21, Bos_hybrid_MaternalHap_v2.0, whole genome shotgun sequence, one DNA window encodes the following:
- the MESP1 gene encoding mesoderm posterior protein 1, producing the protein MAQPLCPPLSESWMLTAGWGPAQPPPAADADCGCSPASSPDSWGSVPACSPVPSPGSPATRVALRARAAGRRGARVGRLGAGQRQSASEREKLRMRTLARALHELRRFLPPSVAPAGQSLTKIETLRLAIRYIGHLSAVLGLSEDSLQHRRRQRGDAAPPRGCALCPDGGPAEAQTRGCCSGSAAGAAVSWGSPPACSGALAAPELRDPPVLYDRGAACPQGPAMEPSPSSPLFPGDVLALLETSMPLLPLEWPPA; encoded by the exons ATGGCCCAGCCCCTGTGCCCTCCGCTCTCTGAGTCCTGGATGCTCACGGCAGGCTGGGGCCCAGCTCAGCCGCCGCCGGCCGCCGACGCGGACTGCGGTTGCTCCCCCGCTTCGTCCCCGGACTCCTGGGGCAGCGTCCCGGCCTGCAGCCCCGTGCCGAGCCCCGGGAGCCCGGCCACCCGCGTCGCCCTCCGCGCCCGGGCAGCTGGGAGGCGAGGCGCGCGGGTAGGCCGCCTGGGCGCCGGGCAGCGGCAGAGCGCCAGCGAGCGCGAGAAGCTGCGCATGCGCACGCTCGCCCGCGCCCTCCACGAGCTGCGCCGCTTCCTGCCTCCGTCTGTGGCGCCCGCCGGCCAGAGCCTGACCAAGATCGAGACGCTGCGCCTGGCCATCCGCTACATCGGACACCTGTCGGCCGTGCTGGGCCTCAGCGAGGATAGCCTGCAGCACCGGCGCCGGCAACGCGGCGACGCGGCGCCCCCTCGGGGCTGCGCGCTGTGCCCCGACGGCGGCCCCGCGGAGGCGCAGACGCGAGGCTGCTGCTCCGGCTCGGCCGCCGGCGCCGCGGTGTCCTGGGGGTCCCCGCCCGCCTGCTCCGGAGCCCTGGCAGCGCCCGAGCTGCGCGACCCTCCGGTGCTATACGACCGCGGGGCGGCGTGCCCGCAAGGACCGGCGATGGAGCCGAGCCCCTCATCCCCG CTCTTTCCCGGCGACGTACTGGCCCTGCTGGAGACCTCGATGCCCCTCTTGCCCCTGGAGTGGCCGCCGGCCTGA